A genomic window from Thioalkalivibrio sp. ALJ12 includes:
- a CDS encoding MBL fold metallo-hydrolase — protein sequence MSVPDNPYEPVSVDTTAHEVEGADTWYMIGISGIPDPDNEGHTSNAGFVVTDEGVVVYDALGTPPLGFEMIRRIKEVTDQPIKYVIAGHYHADHIYGLQAFADHTDAKIIGQSRAQDYLDSPGASARLEQRRGVLAPWVDEDTQIIPPDEFFDDEYVIKLGGKTFRCVHAGPAHSPDDIIMVVEETGVVFAGDIVFDGRIPFMGDDALDSENWVKRLEELMEMDLKFLVPGHGDATDEAARAVKFTRDYIAYLREHMGAAVENMDSFDEAYAAMDWSDYEDLPAFEQTNRSNANAVYLEMEEKLF from the coding sequence ATGTCGGTACCTGACAACCCCTACGAGCCGGTCAGCGTCGATACCACCGCCCACGAGGTCGAGGGCGCGGATACCTGGTACATGATCGGGATATCCGGAATCCCGGACCCGGACAACGAGGGGCATACCTCGAACGCCGGCTTTGTGGTGACGGACGAGGGTGTGGTGGTCTACGACGCCCTGGGGACGCCGCCGCTCGGGTTCGAGATGATCCGGCGGATCAAGGAGGTGACGGATCAGCCGATCAAGTACGTGATTGCCGGGCATTACCACGCGGATCACATCTATGGCCTGCAGGCCTTCGCCGATCACACGGACGCGAAGATCATCGGCCAGTCGCGCGCGCAGGACTATCTTGACAGCCCCGGGGCCTCCGCACGGCTCGAGCAGCGCCGAGGTGTGCTGGCTCCCTGGGTCGACGAGGACACCCAGATCATCCCGCCGGACGAGTTCTTCGATGACGAGTACGTGATCAAGCTGGGCGGCAAGACGTTTCGTTGCGTGCACGCAGGCCCGGCCCATTCACCGGATGACATCATCATGGTGGTGGAGGAGACCGGCGTGGTCTTTGCCGGCGATATCGTGTTCGACGGCCGCATCCCGTTCATGGGTGATGACGCGCTGGACTCGGAAAACTGGGTCAAACGTCTGGAAGAACTGATGGAGATGGACCTGAAGTTCCTGGTCCCGGGGCATGGCGACGCCACCGACGAGGCAGCTCGCGCGGTGAAGTTCACCCGTGACTATATCGCCTATCTGCGTGAACACATGGGCGCGGCAGTCGAGAATATGGATTCCTTCGACGAGGCCTATGCGGCGATGGACTGGTCCGACTATGAGGACCTGCCGGCCTTCGAGCAGACCAATCGCAGCAACGCCAATGCCGTTTATCTGGAGATGGAAGAAAAACTCTTCTGA
- a CDS encoding DUF3096 domain-containing protein — protein MTLHIDPGLLTAILSLGAGILILVWPRLLNYIVAIYLIVIGAVGLLTYL, from the coding sequence ATGACACTGCATATCGACCCCGGCCTGCTGACGGCCATCCTCTCGCTGGGTGCGGGCATCCTGATTCTGGTTTGGCCCCGGCTGCTGAACTACATCGTGGCAATCTACCTGATCGTAATCGGTGCGGTGGGGCTGCTGACCTACCTGTAA
- a CDS encoding DUF3683 domain-containing protein, protein MTAERVREIPYNYTSFSDREIVIRFLGSDTWDLLNELRGERQTGVSARMLFEVLGDMWVVARNPYIQDDLLDDKKRRKSLIDAMQHRLDQIRKRADGNEKALTLARRAQAAVTAFSDEFQQTLELRERVRKRLKGLTHKDNIQFGGLARVSHVTDATDWRVELPFVVLTPDSEDEMGPLVAACIELGLTVIPRGGGTGYTGSAVPLSKRSAVINTEKLEGIGPVERRPLPGVDQDVAVVRVEAGVVTKRVSELAAENGLVFAVDPTSQDASTIGGNVAMNAGGKKAVLWGTALDNLASWTMVTPEADWMRVERLDHNLGKIHDAETVRFRITRFGPDGRTPKGEPETLEMPGARFRKLGLGKDVTDKTLMGVPGIQKEGCDGLITSAEFILHRMPDNIRTVCLEFYGTDLHQAVPAIVEIKDAVDAEDDVLLAGLEHLDERYVRAVKYTPKGARGEQPKMVLIADIVSDNEDALGKLAAKMVRAANARNGEGFIAVSPEARKRFWADRARTAAIAHHTNAFKINEDVVIPLERLAEYTEGIETLNVRESLKNKLAMIDEVLECMRGDHPELRELLEDTGGEGQQWFEAKRERAVEKLEAVQKRWKAIADNYFTLASECDELLDEPARADRRDHDKLINLLLRRSLRISYRAEVERPLFEIFDGHQMESVRKRLGAIHDRVLTSRLFIALHMHAGDGNVHTNIPVNSNDYQMMHQAERLVDDVMRLARELNGVISGEHGIGLTKMQYLEPERIESFAKYKKQVDPNGVFNAGKLLEGSGLSNAYTPSLRLVKQEALILEQSELGDLNDEIKDCLRCGKCKPECNTHVPRANLLYSPRNKILATGLIVEAFLYEEQTRRGLSLHHFDEMNDVADHCTICHKCLNPCPVDIDFGDVTMHMRSILKKKGKRKATPATMMSMAFLNTKDPSKIKGIRKGAIQMGYAAQRLGHYAFKKLNLTGEGKRPRSTTGKAPMHEQVVHFVKKPMPAGLPSQTTRQMLGLEDSRYVPILRDPVKTDLDSDAVFYFPGCGSERLFSQVGLATLAMLYDVGAQTVLPPGYLCCGYPQNSNGDFDKGSQITTENRVLFHRVATTLNYLDIKTVVVSCGTCMDQLLKYEFERIFPGCRLLDIHEYLMEKGVKLEGLNGVQYMYHDPCHSPMKSHKPTDVAAKLLGQEVLQSNRCCGEAGTFAVSRPDIATQVRFRKQEELHKGIRQLTGEDKAENGNVKLLTSCPACQQGLSRYREDTGMDTDYIVVEMANRLMGDGWQKDFIDRAREGGIEKVLL, encoded by the coding sequence ATGACCGCCGAACGCGTTCGAGAAATACCCTATAACTACACTTCATTCTCCGACCGCGAAATTGTCATCCGCTTCCTGGGTTCCGATACCTGGGACCTCCTCAACGAACTGCGTGGGGAACGCCAGACGGGTGTCTCTGCGCGCATGCTGTTCGAGGTGCTCGGCGACATGTGGGTGGTCGCCCGCAACCCGTATATCCAGGACGACCTGCTGGACGACAAGAAGCGCCGCAAGTCGCTGATCGATGCGATGCAGCATCGCCTGGACCAGATTCGCAAGCGTGCTGACGGCAACGAGAAGGCGCTGACGCTGGCGCGCCGTGCCCAGGCCGCGGTCACGGCCTTTTCCGACGAGTTCCAGCAGACGCTGGAGCTGCGCGAGCGTGTGCGCAAGCGCCTGAAGGGCCTGACGCACAAGGACAACATCCAGTTCGGTGGCCTGGCCCGCGTCTCCCACGTCACCGACGCCACCGACTGGCGCGTGGAACTGCCGTTCGTCGTGCTGACGCCGGATTCCGAGGACGAAATGGGGCCGCTGGTCGCCGCGTGTATCGAACTCGGCCTGACCGTGATCCCGCGTGGTGGTGGTACCGGCTATACCGGCAGTGCGGTGCCGCTGTCCAAGCGTTCCGCCGTGATCAATACCGAAAAGCTCGAAGGGATCGGTCCGGTCGAGCGACGTCCGCTCCCGGGTGTCGATCAGGACGTGGCTGTCGTGCGTGTGGAGGCCGGCGTGGTGACCAAGCGCGTCTCCGAGCTGGCCGCCGAGAATGGACTCGTGTTCGCGGTGGATCCCACTTCGCAGGACGCCTCCACCATCGGCGGCAACGTCGCCATGAACGCGGGGGGCAAGAAGGCCGTGCTCTGGGGGACCGCGCTGGACAACCTCGCCTCCTGGACGATGGTCACCCCCGAGGCCGACTGGATGCGGGTCGAGCGCCTGGACCACAACCTCGGCAAGATCCATGATGCCGAGACCGTGCGCTTTCGCATTACACGTTTTGGCCCCGACGGCCGCACCCCCAAGGGCGAACCCGAGACGCTGGAGATGCCGGGTGCACGCTTCCGCAAGCTCGGTCTGGGCAAGGACGTGACCGACAAGACCCTGATGGGCGTGCCGGGCATCCAGAAGGAGGGCTGTGACGGCCTGATTACCTCGGCCGAGTTCATCCTGCACCGGATGCCGGACAACATCCGCACCGTGTGCCTGGAGTTCTACGGGACCGATCTGCATCAGGCGGTTCCGGCGATCGTCGAGATCAAGGATGCGGTGGATGCCGAGGACGACGTCCTGCTGGCGGGTCTGGAGCACCTGGACGAGCGCTACGTGCGCGCCGTCAAGTACACCCCCAAGGGCGCCCGTGGCGAGCAGCCGAAAATGGTGCTGATCGCCGACATCGTCTCCGACAACGAGGATGCCCTGGGCAAGCTTGCCGCCAAGATGGTGCGCGCGGCCAACGCCCGCAACGGCGAGGGCTTCATCGCCGTGAGCCCGGAGGCACGCAAGCGCTTCTGGGCCGATCGCGCGCGCACTGCCGCGATAGCCCACCACACCAACGCGTTCAAGATCAACGAGGACGTGGTGATCCCGCTGGAGCGGCTCGCCGAGTACACCGAGGGGATCGAGACCCTGAACGTGCGCGAATCGCTGAAGAACAAGCTGGCGATGATCGACGAGGTGCTGGAGTGCATGCGCGGCGACCACCCCGAGCTGCGCGAGCTACTGGAGGACACCGGTGGCGAAGGGCAGCAGTGGTTCGAGGCCAAGCGCGAACGCGCGGTCGAGAAGCTCGAGGCGGTGCAAAAGCGCTGGAAGGCGATCGCGGACAACTACTTTACGCTGGCCTCCGAGTGCGACGAGCTGCTGGACGAACCCGCCCGCGCCGATCGCCGTGACCACGACAAGCTGATCAACCTGCTACTGCGACGCAGCCTGCGCATCTCCTATCGTGCGGAGGTGGAGCGCCCGCTGTTCGAGATCTTCGACGGTCACCAGATGGAGTCGGTGCGCAAGCGCCTGGGCGCGATCCACGACCGCGTGCTGACCAGCCGGTTGTTCATCGCCCTGCACATGCACGCCGGGGATGGCAACGTGCACACCAACATCCCGGTCAACTCCAACGACTACCAGATGATGCACCAGGCGGAGCGTCTGGTGGATGACGTGATGCGCCTGGCGCGCGAGCTGAATGGCGTGATCTCCGGCGAGCACGGGATCGGGCTGACCAAAATGCAGTATCTCGAGCCCGAACGCATCGAGTCGTTCGCGAAGTACAAAAAGCAGGTCGACCCCAATGGCGTGTTCAACGCCGGCAAGCTGCTCGAGGGCTCCGGGCTGTCCAACGCCTATACGCCGTCCCTGCGCCTGGTGAAGCAGGAGGCACTGATCCTGGAGCAGAGCGAGCTGGGCGATCTCAACGACGAGATCAAGGACTGCCTGCGCTGCGGCAAGTGCAAGCCGGAGTGCAACACGCATGTCCCGCGCGCGAACCTGCTCTACTCGCCGCGCAACAAGATCCTGGCCACCGGGCTGATCGTCGAGGCCTTCCTCTACGAGGAGCAGACCCGGCGCGGGCTGTCGCTGCACCACTTCGACGAGATGAACGATGTGGCCGACCACTGCACGATCTGCCACAAGTGCCTGAATCCGTGCCCGGTCGACATCGACTTCGGCGACGTGACCATGCACATGCGCTCGATCCTGAAGAAGAAGGGCAAGCGCAAGGCCACGCCGGCGACGATGATGTCCATGGCCTTCTTGAACACCAAGGATCCGTCCAAGATCAAGGGCATCCGCAAGGGGGCGATCCAGATGGGCTATGCCGCCCAGCGCCTCGGCCACTACGCGTTCAAGAAGCTCAACCTGACCGGCGAGGGCAAGCGCCCGCGCTCGACCACCGGCAAGGCCCCGATGCACGAACAGGTCGTGCACTTCGTGAAAAAGCCGATGCCGGCCGGTCTGCCGAGCCAGACCACCCGTCAGATGCTGGGGCTGGAGGATTCGCGCTATGTGCCGATCCTGCGCGACCCGGTGAAGACCGATCTCGACTCGGACGCGGTGTTCTATTTCCCCGGCTGTGGCTCCGAGCGCCTGTTCAGTCAGGTCGGGCTGGCGACACTGGCCATGCTCTATGACGTCGGGGCGCAGACGGTGCTGCCGCCGGGCTACCTGTGCTGCGGCTATCCGCAGAACTCCAATGGCGACTTCGACAAGGGCTCGCAGATCACCACCGAAAACCGGGTGCTGTTCCACCGCGTGGCGACCACGCTGAACTACCTGGACATCAAGACCGTGGTGGTCTCCTGCGGCACCTGCATGGATCAGCTGCTCAAATACGAGTTCGAGCGCATCTTCCCGGGCTGCCGACTGCTCGACATCCACGAATACCTGATGGAGAAGGGCGTGAAGCTGGAGGGGCTCAACGGGGTGCAGTACATGTACCACGACCCCTGCCACTCGCCGATGAAGTCGCACAAGCCGACCGATGTGGCCGCCAAGCTGCTGGGGCAGGAGGTGCTGCAGTCCAACCGCTGCTGCGGCGAGGCGGGCACGTTCGCGGTCAGCCGTCCGGATATCGCGACCCAGGTACGCTTCCGCAAGCAGGAAGAACTGCACAAGGGGATTCGCCAGCTTACCGGCGAGGACAAGGCCGAAAACGGCAACGTGAAGCTGCTGACCTCCTGCCCGGCCTGCCAGCAGGGCCTGTCGCGCTACCGCGAGGACACCGGCATGGATACCGACTACATCGTGGTCGAGATGGCCAATCGCCTGATGGGCGACGGCTGGCAGAAGGACTTCATCGACCGGGCGCGCGAGGGCGGCATCGAGAAGGTTCTCCTGTAG
- a CDS encoding rhodanese-like domain-containing protein: MIVRFARPRVALVALCLSLAGAPIVASAQQPFVEFPGRPLYERFGVEAVDLFDLRGQLSGSTLVDVRPRLEYDILHIEGAHHVDLDSEDFDQQILALEEEHGSPLVFYCNGRQSYAGYRAAARANELGVASAQAYDAGMQDWVERYPGLARFRGEPANEAEDELISGDDFEARVLAADAFSRRARQGEDVVVVDIRSRGERDEISLFGGREVGAPLSDISALDRIVDQARRNEQTLLIFDQYGQQARWLQYHLEERGVDDYYFLEGGLQRFYDEVMAR, translated from the coding sequence ATGATCGTTCGTTTCGCTCGCCCCCGAGTGGCCCTGGTGGCCCTGTGCCTGAGTCTGGCCGGAGCGCCCATCGTGGCCTCGGCCCAGCAACCTTTTGTGGAATTCCCTGGCCGCCCGCTCTATGAGCGCTTTGGGGTCGAGGCGGTGGATCTGTTCGACCTGCGCGGCCAGTTGTCGGGCTCCACCTTGGTCGACGTTCGCCCCCGGCTGGAATACGACATCCTGCATATCGAGGGCGCTCATCACGTCGATCTCGACAGCGAAGACTTCGATCAGCAGATCCTGGCGCTGGAAGAGGAACATGGCAGCCCACTGGTGTTCTACTGCAACGGACGCCAGAGCTACGCCGGCTATCGCGCCGCCGCGCGCGCCAACGAGCTCGGCGTGGCTTCGGCCCAGGCCTATGACGCCGGGATGCAGGACTGGGTCGAGCGCTACCCAGGGCTGGCTCGTTTCCGTGGTGAGCCGGCCAACGAGGCCGAGGACGAACTGATCAGCGGGGACGACTTCGAGGCCCGCGTGCTGGCGGCCGACGCCTTCTCCCGGCGCGCCCGCCAGGGTGAGGATGTCGTGGTCGTGGATATCCGCAGCCGCGGCGAACGCGACGAGATCTCGCTGTTTGGTGGCCGCGAGGTCGGCGCGCCCTTGTCGGACATCAGCGCCCTGGACCGTATCGTGGACCAGGCCCGGCGCAACGAGCAGACCCTGCTGATCTTCGACCAGTACGGGCAGCAGGCTCGCTGGCTGCAGTACCACCTGGAAGAACGCGGGGTGGATGACTACTACTTCCTGGAAGGCGGCCTGCAGCGCTTCTACGACGAGGTCATGGCGCGCTAG
- a CDS encoding DUF2905 domain-containing protein: MSETGKWLIVIGGLIVLIGLLWPWLGKVPWGRLPGDIVIERENARFYFPITTMIIVSVVISIILALFRR, from the coding sequence GTGAGCGAAACCGGCAAGTGGCTGATCGTCATCGGCGGGCTGATCGTTCTGATCGGCCTGCTGTGGCCCTGGCTGGGCAAGGTCCCCTGGGGTCGTCTGCCGGGCGACATCGTGATCGAACGCGAAAATGCCCGCTTCTATTTCCCGATCACGACGATGATCATCGTAAGCGTGGTGATCTCGATTATTCTCGCACTGTTTCGGCGTTAG
- the rpiA gene encoding ribose-5-phosphate isomerase RpiA has translation MTQDEMKKAVAEAALERIESGWIVGVGTGSTANYFIDALAGIKGKIDGAVASSEASAERLRGHGIEVLDLNSAGPLPIYVDGADEATRHLHLTKGGGGALTREKIVAAASKTFVCVVDETKVVDYLGAFPLPVEVIPMARSHVARALSKLGGNPELREGFKTDNGNVILDVHNLRIMNPVELESELDHIAGVVTNGLFARRPADVMLVGSPSGVEEMTA, from the coding sequence ATGACTCAGGACGAAATGAAGAAGGCGGTCGCCGAGGCCGCGCTCGAGCGCATCGAAAGTGGCTGGATCGTGGGGGTCGGCACCGGCTCGACCGCGAATTACTTCATCGATGCCCTGGCCGGTATCAAGGGCAAAATTGACGGCGCGGTGGCCTCCAGCGAGGCCAGTGCAGAGCGCCTGCGCGGCCACGGGATCGAGGTCCTGGATCTGAACTCCGCCGGCCCGCTGCCCATCTACGTCGACGGGGCCGACGAGGCGACGCGCCACCTGCACCTGACCAAGGGTGGGGGCGGCGCGCTGACCCGCGAGAAGATCGTCGCGGCGGCCTCGAAGACCTTCGTCTGCGTCGTCGACGAGACGAAGGTCGTGGATTACCTCGGCGCATTCCCGCTGCCGGTCGAGGTGATTCCGATGGCGCGCAGCCACGTGGCCCGTGCGCTTTCGAAGCTGGGCGGCAATCCGGAGCTGCGCGAGGGCTTCAAGACCGATAACGGCAACGTCATCCTGGACGTGCACAACCTGCGCATCATGAACCCGGTGGAACTGGAGTCCGAGCTGGACCACATCGCCGGCGTGGTCACCAACGGCCTGTTCGCCCGCCGCCCGGCGGACGTGATGCTGGTCGGCTCGCCCTCTGGCGTCGAGGAAATGACCGCCTAG
- the ilvA gene encoding threonine ammonia-lyase, biosynthetic, with amino-acid sequence MTVPYLEKILTARVYDVARETPLEPMPTLSQRLGSSIWLKREDLQPVFSFKLRGAYNKIAQLTPEQRKKGVIAASAGNHAQGVALGAAHLGIKAVIVMPVTTPSIKIAAVRRYGGKAVLHGDSFDEAAAHARTLQEKHGYTFIHPFDDPDVIAGQGTVAMELLRQHSAPLDAVFVCIGGGGLAAGMAAYIKRLRPEIKVIGVEPDDAPSMYKALQQNRRVTLKQVGIFADGAAVRQVGKETFRLVRELVDEVLLVDTDSICAAIKDVFDDTRVLAEPAGALAVAGMKQYIAREGITGGDFAAVLSGANINFDRLRHVAERAEIGEHREALFAVTIPERPGSFRQFCQAIGKRGITEFNYRYADDERAHVFAGIKLEGGDSERQAIRETLEAQGYEVMDMTENEVAKLHLRHMVGGHGGEVRNERLYRFEFPERPGALLNFLTHMGQTWNISLFHYRNHGAAYGRVLVGMQIPAEDRARFRDFLKEVGYPWHEETANPAYSLFLR; translated from the coding sequence ATGACAGTCCCCTACCTCGAGAAGATCCTCACGGCGCGTGTCTACGATGTCGCGCGCGAGACGCCGCTGGAGCCGATGCCGACGCTGTCGCAGCGCCTGGGGTCCAGCATCTGGCTCAAGCGCGAGGACCTGCAGCCGGTGTTCTCGTTCAAGCTGCGCGGGGCCTACAACAAGATCGCGCAGCTTACGCCCGAGCAGCGCAAGAAAGGCGTGATTGCCGCCTCCGCAGGTAACCATGCCCAGGGGGTGGCGTTGGGCGCGGCCCATCTGGGGATCAAGGCGGTGATCGTGATGCCGGTGACCACGCCGTCGATCAAGATCGCGGCCGTGCGCCGTTATGGCGGGAAGGCGGTATTGCACGGCGATTCTTTCGACGAGGCGGCCGCGCATGCGCGGACCTTGCAGGAAAAGCACGGCTATACGTTTATCCACCCGTTCGACGATCCGGACGTAATCGCCGGCCAGGGTACCGTGGCGATGGAACTGTTGCGCCAGCACTCCGCGCCGCTGGATGCGGTGTTCGTCTGCATCGGTGGCGGAGGTCTGGCGGCGGGCATGGCCGCCTACATCAAGCGCTTGCGTCCGGAGATCAAGGTAATCGGGGTCGAGCCGGACGACGCCCCGTCCATGTACAAGGCGCTGCAGCAGAATCGTCGCGTCACGCTGAAGCAGGTCGGGATCTTTGCCGACGGCGCCGCCGTGCGCCAGGTGGGCAAGGAGACCTTTCGCCTGGTGCGCGAGCTGGTCGACGAGGTCCTGCTGGTGGATACCGACTCGATCTGCGCCGCGATCAAGGATGTGTTCGACGACACCCGCGTACTGGCGGAGCCGGCGGGCGCGCTGGCGGTGGCCGGGATGAAGCAGTACATCGCGCGCGAAGGGATCACGGGGGGCGACTTCGCCGCCGTGCTGAGCGGTGCCAACATCAATTTCGACCGTCTGCGCCACGTGGCCGAGCGCGCCGAGATCGGCGAGCACCGCGAGGCCCTGTTCGCGGTGACCATCCCCGAGCGCCCGGGGAGCTTTCGCCAGTTCTGCCAGGCCATCGGCAAGCGGGGCATCACGGAGTTCAACTACCGCTACGCGGACGACGAGCGTGCGCACGTGTTTGCCGGCATCAAGCTGGAAGGCGGCGACAGCGAACGTCAGGCGATCCGCGAGACGCTGGAGGCGCAGGGCTATGAGGTCATGGACATGACCGAGAACGAGGTAGCCAAGCTGCACCTGCGGCACATGGTCGGTGGTCATGGCGGCGAGGTCCGCAACGAACGCCTGTACCGCTTCGAGTTTCCCGAGCGTCCCGGGGCGTTGCTGAACTTCCTGACCCACATGGGCCAGACCTGGAACATCAGCCTGTTCCACTACCGCAACCACGGGGCCGCCTACGGGCGCGTGCTGGTGGGGATGCAGATTCCGGCCGAGGATCGCGCGCGCTTTCGCGATTTCCTGAAGGAAGTTGGCTACCCCTGGCACGAGGAGACGGCCAACCCGGCCTACTCGCTGTTTCTGCGCTGA
- a CDS encoding NAD(P)/FAD-dependent oxidoreductase, with the protein MSETFDLAIIGSGPGGYRAAVLGALRGLNVVIVEKGDWGGCCLNRGCVPKKDWYHTARTVAAQRHFEGRGISGSLTADMDRAWDHQKDVVTEVRNSYLGYMKHLKIQYRHGTARFRDAETLEVATEDGTETIQARHTIIATGATATVPAPFTTEPGRVLTTDMLFDDKPPAGKRVAIIGSGVVATEFAWIFHHLGKKVTWLSRSKPLSTQKFSPQALGTLKEQLAADGIEPVRVKGYDQVETSDNGVTITDSEGNSFEVDWVLLGTGRTPHTEGLNLDEIGVKIDARGFVKRRPTLQTDVDNIYAIGDVASEWQTANHALADATIAVENIQNGNSREQDERFVPIAIYSAVEMARLGMDEDDAEDDELEPAVGFAAFETSPRALGQDEPEGFVRLIGDMDTGALLGGEVIGSDAGELIHILSLAPDRDTALAWLARGQWNHPARAEEFLNATETLASKWNLKSEIFGL; encoded by the coding sequence ATGAGCGAGACCTTTGACCTGGCCATCATCGGAAGTGGCCCCGGGGGCTATCGTGCCGCCGTTCTGGGCGCCCTGCGCGGGCTCAACGTCGTCATCGTCGAAAAGGGCGACTGGGGCGGCTGCTGCCTGAACCGCGGCTGCGTGCCGAAAAAGGACTGGTACCACACCGCACGCACCGTCGCCGCGCAGCGCCACTTCGAGGGCCGCGGCATCAGCGGCAGCCTCACGGCCGACATGGACCGCGCCTGGGACCACCAGAAGGACGTGGTCACCGAGGTCCGCAACTCCTACCTCGGCTACATGAAGCACCTGAAGATCCAGTACCGTCACGGCACTGCCCGCTTCCGCGATGCCGAAACCCTCGAGGTCGCGACGGAGGATGGAACCGAGACCATCCAGGCCCGCCATACCATTATCGCCACCGGCGCCACCGCTACTGTCCCGGCCCCGTTCACGACCGAACCCGGGCGCGTACTGACCACCGACATGCTGTTCGACGACAAGCCGCCGGCAGGCAAGCGCGTCGCGATCATCGGCTCCGGCGTGGTCGCCACCGAGTTCGCCTGGATCTTCCATCACCTCGGCAAGAAGGTGACCTGGCTGTCGCGCTCCAAGCCCCTGTCCACCCAGAAATTCAGCCCTCAGGCGCTGGGTACGCTGAAGGAACAGCTGGCCGCGGACGGCATCGAGCCGGTGCGGGTCAAGGGATATGACCAGGTCGAGACCTCCGATAACGGCGTCACCATCACCGACAGCGAGGGCAACAGCTTCGAGGTCGACTGGGTCCTGCTCGGCACCGGGCGCACCCCGCATACCGAGGGCCTGAACCTCGACGAAATCGGGGTGAAGATCGATGCCCGCGGCTTCGTGAAGCGCCGCCCCACCCTGCAGACCGATGTCGACAACATCTACGCCATCGGCGATGTCGCGAGCGAATGGCAGACCGCGAACCACGCGCTGGCGGACGCCACCATCGCGGTGGAAAACATCCAGAACGGCAATTCCCGCGAGCAGGACGAGCGCTTCGTGCCGATCGCGATCTACTCCGCGGTGGAGATGGCGCGCCTGGGGATGGACGAGGACGACGCCGAGGACGATGAGCTGGAGCCGGCGGTCGGCTTCGCCGCGTTCGAGACCTCCCCGCGCGCGCTGGGCCAGGACGAGCCGGAGGGCTTCGTACGCCTGATCGGCGACATGGACACCGGCGCCCTGCTGGGCGGCGAGGTCATCGGCAGCGACGCCGGCGAACTGATTCACATCCTTTCGCTGGCCCCCGACCGCGACACCGCACTGGCCTGGCTCGCCCGCGGCCAGTGGAACCACCCGGCCCGCGCCGAGGAATTCCTCAACGCAACGGAAACCCTCGCCTCGAAGTGGAACCTGAAGTCCGAGATCTTCGGGCTTTAG
- a CDS encoding DUF3108 domain-containing protein, translating into MLKLPRNGALCRATRTSLLTALLLLGQVLLASAAANEPQEGPRLPPFTASYEAQAMGNTLNARITLNHEDVQTRMAMDAHVSGFLRILGRFELSREALMNANDVGLQLVTSRSREVTPRRERKVETRFDWEEDRAIGHVDNERFDIEVPPHTLDFLGSLYFMMQRLEAGDLAREGDGETVQTLERDRLREYRFEYADTETIESPMGRIETVRVVRKSQDSDIELSAWFAPDLSHLPVRFDYEADGRVFELKLTRLEWHDPIIDLTE; encoded by the coding sequence ATGTTGAAGCTCCCGAGGAACGGAGCCCTGTGCCGCGCGACGCGGACTAGCCTGCTGACCGCCCTGCTCCTGCTGGGACAGGTCCTGCTGGCGTCCGCTGCCGCCAATGAGCCCCAGGAGGGTCCGCGCCTGCCGCCATTCACGGCCAGCTACGAGGCCCAGGCCATGGGCAACACCCTGAATGCCAGGATCACCCTGAACCACGAAGACGTACAAACACGCATGGCCATGGATGCCCATGTATCCGGCTTCCTGCGGATCCTCGGGCGCTTCGAGCTGAGCCGCGAGGCCCTGATGAACGCCAACGACGTCGGGCTTCAACTGGTCACCTCGCGCAGCCGCGAGGTGACACCCCGCCGCGAACGCAAGGTCGAGACGCGCTTCGACTGGGAAGAAGACCGTGCGATCGGACACGTAGACAACGAGCGATTCGATATCGAGGTTCCCCCGCATACCCTCGACTTCCTCGGCTCGCTGTACTTCATGATGCAGCGCCTGGAAGCGGGCGACCTCGCCAGAGAGGGCGACGGCGAAACGGTACAGACCCTGGAACGCGACCGCCTGCGCGAGTATCGCTTCGAGTACGCCGATACGGAGACGATCGAATCCCCGATGGGGCGTATCGAGACGGTGCGCGTCGTGCGCAAGAGCCAGGACAGTGACATCGAACTCTCTGCCTGGTTCGCCCCCGACCTCAGCCACCTGCCGGTAAGGTTCGATTACGAGGCCGACGGCCGCGTGTTCGAACTGAAGCTGACCCGGCTGGAGTGGCACGACCCGATCATTGACCTGACCGAGTAG